The sequence CGACAACGGCGTCGCCATCGTCACCGAACAGGTCCCCTGGTTGCGGTCCGCCACCGTGGGAATCTGGGTGCCGGTGGGATCGCGCGCGGAAACGCCGGCCGACAGCGGCGTCGCGCATTTCATCGAGCACATGCTGTTCAAGGGGACGCCTCGCCGGAGGGCCGTGGACATCTCGCGGGCCATCGAATCGGTGGGCGGGACGATGAACGCCTGCACCTCCCGCGAGTACACGTACTTCTTCGGCAAGTCGATGGAGAAGGATTTTCCCCTTCTCGTCGACCTGCTTACCGACATCTATCGGAATTCCCTCTTCGACGAGGCGGAACTGGACCGCGAGAGGGGCGTCATCCTCCAGGAGATCCTCATGGTGGACGACACGCCCGAGGAGTACCTCCACGACTATTTCAGCGCCTCGTACTGGGGGGGACACCCGCTGGGGTTTCCCGTGCAGGGGTCCGCGGAGAGCGTTGGGCGGTTCGACCGGGCCCGGCTCAAGGGGTATTTCGACGACCGGTTCCGGCGGACGGGGATCGTGGTGACGGTGGTGGGAAACCTCCGGCACGCGGCGGTGGCGGAGGCGTTCGAGCGCTCTCTCTCCTCGCTCCCGCTCGGGGAGCCGCTCATTCCCGTTCCCCCCACGCCGCCGGTGCGGGGGACGTTCCTCAAGCGGAGGCCCCTCGAGCAGGTGCACTTGTGTCTGGGCACCCCCGGCGTGTCGCGGCGGAGCGAGCGGATCTACGCGATGGACGTGCTGAATGCGATCCTCGGGGGAAGTTCCAGCAGCCGCCTCTTCCAGCAGGTCCGCGAGGAGCGCGGGCTGGCCTACTCCGTCGGGTCTTCCCTGTCCGCCTACGCGGACACCGGGGTCCTCGACATCTACGCCGGGACGGGGCGAGAGAGCGCCGCCGAGGTGCTCTCCGTCGCGGGCGACGTGGTGGATGCCCTCCAGCGTGGCGGGGTCACGGACGAGGAGGTCGCGTTCGGCAAGGAGCTCATCAAGGGAAACACCCTTCTTTCGCTGGAAAGCACGGGATACCGGATGTCGTGCCTTGCGATGAACGAGATGTTCCTCTCCCGCCTGGAACCGCCGGAGGCGATCCTCGATCGCGTGGACGCGGTGACCCCGGAGGGAGTGCGCGCGCTCGC is a genomic window of Deltaproteobacteria bacterium containing:
- a CDS encoding insulinase family protein, coding for MTVARTLLDNGVAIVTEQVPWLRSATVGIWVPVGSRAETPADSGVAHFIEHMLFKGTPRRRAVDISRAIESVGGTMNACTSREYTYFFGKSMEKDFPLLVDLLTDIYRNSLFDEAELDRERGVILQEILMVDDTPEEYLHDYFSASYWGGHPLGFPVQGSAESVGRFDRARLKGYFDDRFRRTGIVVTVVGNLRHAAVAEAFERSLSSLPLGEPLIPVPPTPPVRGTFLKRRPLEQVHLCLGTPGVSRRSERIYAMDVLNAILGGSSSSRLFQQVREERGLAYSVGSSLSAYADTGVLDIYAGTGRESAAEVLSVAGDVVDALQRGGVTDEEVAFGKELIKGNTLLSLESTGYRMSCLAMNEMFLSRLEPPEAILDRVDAVTPEGVRALAAEVLRRDRFTLAAVGDLPDAGLSF